In one Nocardioides luteus genomic region, the following are encoded:
- the rsgA gene encoding ribosome small subunit-dependent GTPase A, which produces MAKAQRRYGTEDVEHYDRPRRRTRPRTKDRPSYDDADLGRVITVDRGRFTLVMDDVPDVEVWAVKARPLGRKGVVVGDRVKVVGDTSGAEGALARIVEVEPRETVLRRTADDDDPVERVVVANADQLVIVTAIADPEPRTGFIDRALVAAYEAGIDPLLCITKADLADPETLVSTYRSLGVPWVVTQRGGDMTALRDKLDGRTSVLLGHSGVGKSTLVNAIVPDAGREVGHVNAVTGRGRHTSTSALMLPLPDDAGWIVDTPGIRTFGLAHVEPERLIVSFPDLEEATAECPRGCTHAADEPECGLDAAIEAGSLDPERVASFRRLLEARSVPAYAL; this is translated from the coding sequence ATGGCGAAGGCACAGCGGCGCTACGGGACCGAGGACGTCGAGCACTACGACCGTCCCCGGCGCCGCACCCGCCCGCGGACGAAGGACCGGCCCAGCTACGACGACGCCGACCTCGGCCGGGTGATCACGGTCGACCGTGGCCGGTTCACGCTGGTCATGGACGACGTCCCCGACGTCGAGGTGTGGGCGGTCAAGGCCCGCCCGCTCGGCCGCAAGGGCGTCGTCGTGGGCGACCGGGTGAAGGTCGTCGGCGACACCTCGGGTGCGGAGGGCGCACTGGCCCGGATCGTCGAGGTCGAGCCCCGGGAGACGGTGCTGCGGCGTACGGCTGACGACGACGACCCCGTCGAGCGGGTCGTGGTCGCCAACGCCGACCAGCTGGTGATCGTCACCGCGATCGCCGACCCCGAGCCGCGCACCGGGTTCATCGACCGCGCGCTGGTGGCCGCCTACGAGGCGGGCATCGACCCGCTGCTGTGCATCACCAAGGCCGATCTGGCCGACCCGGAGACGCTGGTCTCGACCTATCGGTCGCTGGGGGTGCCGTGGGTGGTCACCCAGCGGGGCGGCGACATGACGGCACTGCGCGACAAGCTCGACGGGCGTACGTCGGTCCTGCTCGGCCACAGCGGCGTGGGCAAGTCGACGCTGGTCAACGCGATCGTCCCCGACGCAGGGCGAGAGGTGGGGCACGTCAACGCGGTCACCGGCCGGGGACGGCACACGTCCACCTCGGCCCTGATGCTGCCGCTGCCGGACGACGCGGGCTGGATCGTGGACACCCCGGGGATCCGTACGTTCGGACTGGCCCACGTCGAGCCCGAACGGCTCATCGTCTCCTTCCCCGACCTGGAGGAGGCGACGGCCGAGTGCCCGCGAGGCTGCACCCACGCAGCGGACGAGCCCGAGTGCGGTCTGGACGCGGCGATCGAGGCCGGCAGCCTCGATCCCGAGCGGGTCGCGTCGTTCCGTCGACTGCTCGAAGCCCGGTCGGTGCCGGCGTACGCGCTCTGA
- the aroA gene encoding 3-phosphoshikimate 1-carboxyvinyltransferase, with protein MTTTTDRAADPANGPADPWPAPRAQGPVTATVSLPGSKSLTNRALLLAAIADGPSVVRRALRSRDTLLMAAALTSLGSHVDTSGDDWVVTPGTFGADAEVDCGLAGTVMRFVPPVAALSTGTIAFDGDPHMRKRPVGEVLRALRDLGVDIEGDGLPFTIRGAGSVPGGTVVVDASASSQFISALLLAGARYEQGVDIRHDGKPVPSLPHIDMTVAMLREHGVAVDAPSSGGDANRWTVAPGPIKTLDRTIEPDLSNAAPFLALAAVSGGTVTVRDWPQATDQPGDQLREVLALMGCEVQVGDDGLTVTGPERLTGIDLDMHDIGELTPAVAALCALAETPSHLTGIGHIRGHETDRLAALARELGALGADVTEHPDGLTIRPATLHGGVFHTYADHRMAHAGVIIGAAVEDVLVENITTTSKTFTDFAPFWADLF; from the coding sequence GTGACTACGACGACCGACCGTGCCGCTGACCCTGCCAACGGACCGGCCGACCCCTGGCCGGCTCCCCGTGCACAGGGTCCGGTGACGGCGACGGTGTCGCTGCCCGGGAGCAAGTCGCTCACCAACCGGGCGCTGCTGCTGGCCGCGATCGCGGACGGGCCGAGTGTCGTACGTCGTGCGCTGCGGTCGCGCGACACGCTGCTGATGGCGGCAGCGCTGACATCGCTGGGGTCGCACGTGGACACCTCGGGCGACGACTGGGTGGTGACGCCTGGGACGTTCGGCGCCGACGCCGAGGTCGACTGCGGGCTGGCGGGGACGGTGATGCGGTTCGTACCTCCGGTGGCCGCGCTCTCCACCGGCACGATCGCCTTCGACGGCGACCCGCACATGCGCAAGCGGCCGGTCGGCGAGGTGCTGCGCGCGCTTCGCGATCTCGGCGTGGACATCGAGGGTGACGGGCTGCCGTTCACCATCCGCGGCGCCGGCTCGGTGCCCGGCGGCACCGTGGTGGTCGACGCCTCGGCCTCGAGCCAGTTCATCAGCGCGCTGCTGCTGGCAGGGGCGCGCTACGAGCAGGGCGTCGACATCCGCCACGACGGCAAGCCGGTGCCGTCGCTCCCCCACATCGACATGACGGTCGCGATGCTGCGCGAGCACGGCGTCGCGGTCGACGCTCCGTCATCGGGTGGCGACGCCAACCGCTGGACCGTGGCGCCGGGGCCGATCAAGACCCTGGACCGCACGATCGAGCCGGACCTGTCCAACGCGGCCCCCTTCCTGGCGCTGGCGGCGGTCTCGGGAGGGACCGTGACCGTGCGCGACTGGCCGCAGGCCACCGACCAGCCGGGCGACCAGCTGCGCGAGGTGCTCGCGCTGATGGGCTGCGAGGTGCAGGTGGGCGACGACGGGCTCACCGTGACCGGGCCCGAGCGGCTCACCGGGATCGACCTGGACATGCACGACATCGGCGAGCTCACTCCGGCGGTCGCGGCCCTCTGCGCGCTCGCGGAGACGCCCTCGCACCTGACCGGCATCGGCCACATCCGCGGCCACGAGACCGACCGGCTCGCCGCGCTCGCCCGGGAGCTGGGCGCTCTCGGGGCCGACGTCACCGAGCACCCCGACGGGCTGACCATCCGGCCGGCGACGCTTCACGGCGGGGTGTTCCACACCTACGCCGACCACCGGATGGCCCACGCCGGCGTGATCATCGGCGCCGCCGTCGAGGACGTCCTGGTCGAGAACATCACCACCACGTCCAAGACCTTCACCGACTTCGCGCCCTTCTGGGCAGACCTGTTCTGA
- a CDS encoding sigma-70 family RNA polymerase sigma factor translates to MSETTPTSLPTLDAPGDAELITAVRGGDLDAYGTLFERHVEAARRLARQLVSQGDVDDLVSEAFAKVLNVLQRGGGPDLAFRAYLLTSLRRLHVDKIRAASKLTTTDDLTPFDPGVPFEDTAVSGFDNQAAAKAFQQLPERWQQVLWHTEVEGQKPAEIAPMLGMSANSVSALAYRAREGLKQAFISMHAQDAVEEACATTRANLGAYIRNGLSKRDAKKVDDHLQDCRPCTAIYLELTEVNSGMGAWLAPALLGTAGAGYLAVGGGVAAKGGVVLFFGRVRDWVLGDPVGRTVAGGAGVAAAAAVAAGLVLTGGDPAPKVPAAEEPAAEAPADPAPAAPPAAPPAAPPAAPPAAPPADQPAAPPADPPAAPPADQPADTAPAQTQEAPVITSPLPEVQVAPGGKAVIDLTQGATDANGDSLSVKEANVRAPAHGAVTVGGTSSGGKGRGPSGMIFGGLRMADEPVTTVTYTADKGWRGTDTIEYVLTDGNGGEVAGTVDVTTPNADPNATGDAATLTRTPGSNGNGEGNNGNGNGNQPSTAQGTIDVLANDTDDNDDTLELVEIVDQPAHGRAEIVDGKVAYTMTPGYDGAGDTFTYRISDGHGGKDVGAVEVTFEDAPKHDPKVEVSATQQGGGFGATFLGLAGWTSYVAATAEVSGLPETAAGRSTNLVITVTGLEPAYLGWQACGTFAPPPTGSTYSYECELTGDGTAAQVNFIPRAGETWTFEARIVPDGYEDSDASNNHRTVSGSAGQEPTPTPTPSPTETPDVPQVPTPPTTPDVPQVPTPPTTPDVPQVPTPSDVPSTPSVPSESPSLPEDPDEPSDSADPDETPEVERGSVSGGLTWKGFLKALGIE, encoded by the coding sequence GTGAGCGAAACGACCCCCACCTCCCTACCTACCCTCGACGCCCCTGGCGACGCCGAGCTGATCACCGCCGTCCGCGGTGGCGACCTGGATGCGTACGGGACGCTGTTCGAGCGCCATGTCGAGGCCGCTCGCCGCCTCGCCCGTCAGCTGGTGTCCCAGGGAGACGTCGACGACCTCGTCTCCGAGGCGTTCGCCAAGGTGCTCAACGTGCTGCAGAGGGGCGGTGGCCCGGACCTGGCCTTCCGCGCCTACCTGCTGACCTCGCTGCGCCGGCTCCACGTGGACAAGATCCGGGCCGCCTCGAAGCTGACCACCACCGACGACCTGACGCCCTTCGACCCGGGCGTGCCCTTCGAGGACACCGCGGTGTCGGGCTTTGACAACCAGGCCGCAGCCAAGGCGTTCCAGCAGCTTCCCGAGCGCTGGCAGCAGGTGCTGTGGCACACCGAGGTCGAGGGCCAGAAGCCGGCCGAGATCGCGCCGATGCTCGGCATGTCCGCCAACTCGGTCTCCGCGCTCGCCTACCGGGCCCGTGAGGGCCTCAAGCAGGCCTTCATCTCCATGCACGCGCAGGACGCCGTCGAGGAGGCCTGCGCCACCACGCGCGCCAACCTCGGCGCCTACATCCGCAACGGCCTGTCCAAGCGCGACGCGAAGAAGGTCGACGACCACCTGCAGGACTGCCGTCCGTGCACCGCGATCTACCTCGAGCTCACCGAGGTCAACTCCGGGATGGGTGCTTGGCTCGCTCCGGCCCTGCTCGGCACCGCGGGCGCGGGCTACCTCGCCGTCGGTGGCGGTGTCGCCGCCAAGGGCGGTGTCGTGCTCTTCTTCGGGCGGGTCAGGGACTGGGTGCTGGGCGATCCGGTGGGACGTACGGTCGCGGGTGGTGCGGGTGTCGCGGCCGCCGCGGCCGTGGCCGCCGGGTTGGTGCTCACCGGTGGCGACCCGGCCCCGAAGGTGCCGGCCGCCGAGGAGCCCGCTGCGGAGGCACCCGCCGACCCGGCACCCGCCGCTCCTCCCGCCGCTCCTCCCGCTGCGCCTCCCGCCGCTCCGCCTGCCGCGCCGCCCGCCGACCAGCCGGCCGCACCTCCTGCCGACCCGCCGGCCGCACCTCCCGCCGACCAGCCCGCCGACACCGCCCCGGCGCAGACCCAGGAGGCGCCGGTCATCACCTCGCCGCTGCCCGAGGTGCAGGTCGCTCCGGGTGGCAAGGCGGTCATCGACCTGACCCAGGGCGCGACCGACGCCAACGGCGACTCGCTCTCGGTCAAGGAGGCCAACGTCCGCGCCCCCGCCCACGGCGCCGTCACCGTGGGCGGCACGTCCTCGGGTGGCAAGGGCCGCGGCCCGAGCGGCATGATCTTCGGCGGCCTGCGGATGGCCGATGAGCCGGTCACCACGGTCACCTACACCGCCGACAAGGGCTGGCGCGGGACCGACACGATCGAGTACGTCCTCACCGACGGCAACGGCGGCGAGGTCGCCGGCACCGTCGACGTCACCACGCCCAACGCCGACCCGAATGCCACCGGCGACGCCGCGACCCTGACCAGGACCCCGGGATCGAACGGCAACGGCGAGGGCAACAACGGCAACGGAAACGGCAACCAGCCGTCGACGGCGCAGGGCACCATCGACGTGCTCGCCAACGACACCGACGACAACGACGACACCCTCGAACTCGTCGAGATCGTGGACCAGCCTGCGCACGGCCGTGCCGAGATCGTCGACGGCAAGGTCGCCTACACGATGACCCCCGGCTACGACGGCGCCGGCGACACCTTCACCTATCGGATCTCGGACGGCCACGGCGGCAAGGACGTCGGTGCTGTGGAGGTGACCTTCGAGGATGCTCCGAAGCACGACCCAAAAGTCGAGGTTAGCGCCACCCAGCAGGGCGGCGGGTTCGGTGCGACGTTCCTCGGCCTGGCCGGGTGGACGAGCTACGTGGCCGCCACCGCCGAGGTCTCCGGCCTCCCCGAGACCGCAGCGGGTCGGTCGACCAACCTCGTGATCACGGTGACGGGCCTGGAGCCGGCCTACCTCGGCTGGCAGGCCTGTGGCACCTTCGCTCCCCCGCCGACGGGCAGCACCTACTCCTACGAGTGCGAGCTGACCGGTGACGGCACCGCGGCGCAGGTCAACTTCATCCCGAGGGCGGGCGAGACCTGGACCTTCGAGGCCCGCATCGTGCCGGACGGTTACGAAGACAGCGACGCGAGCAACAACCACCGCACCGTCTCGGGGTCCGCGGGCCAGGAGCCCACGCCGACCCCGACGCCCTCTCCCACCGAGACCCCGGACGTCCCGCAGGTGCCGACGCCACCGACCACTCCCGACGTGCCGCAGGTGCCCACGCCGCCGACCACTCCGGACGTGCCCCAGGTGCCGACTCCGTCAGATGTGCCCAGCACGCCGAGCGTTCCCAGCGAGAGCCCGTCGCTGCCCGAAGACCCCGACGAGCCCAGCGACAGCGCCGACCCGGACGAGACACCCGAGGTCGAGCGTGGGTCCGTGTCCGGCGGTCTGACCTGGAAGGGTTTCCTGAAGGCGCTCGGGATCGAGTGA
- a CDS encoding SOS response-associated peptidase, which produces MCGRYASSRQPDELAEEFEIDELRLQEPLTESYNVAPTDQVYAVLERPPHEENTSSERQLRSVRWGLVPSWAKDVKIGNRMINARMETVGEKPAYRRAFAKRRCLLPADGYFEWYATDAKDAKGKPRKQPYFITPKDGGVLAMAGLYELWPDPAKDEDDPTRWLWSCTVITTEAEDSLGRIHDRMPLMVERERWDQWLDPTRPGDVDLLTPAAPGRLEAYPVSTLVSNVRNNGRELIEPLPLEETW; this is translated from the coding sequence ATGTGCGGTCGTTACGCGTCCAGCCGCCAACCCGACGAGCTGGCCGAGGAGTTCGAGATCGATGAGCTGCGCCTGCAGGAGCCGCTCACCGAGAGCTACAACGTGGCGCCGACCGACCAGGTCTACGCGGTCCTCGAGCGCCCGCCGCACGAGGAGAACACCTCCAGCGAGCGCCAGCTCCGTTCCGTACGTTGGGGTCTGGTGCCCTCCTGGGCCAAGGACGTCAAGATCGGCAACCGGATGATCAATGCCCGGATGGAGACGGTGGGCGAGAAGCCCGCCTACCGCCGGGCCTTCGCCAAGCGCCGCTGCCTGCTGCCGGCCGACGGCTACTTCGAGTGGTACGCCACCGACGCGAAGGACGCCAAGGGCAAGCCCCGCAAGCAGCCCTACTTCATCACGCCGAAGGACGGGGGAGTGCTGGCGATGGCCGGGCTCTACGAGCTGTGGCCCGACCCCGCCAAGGACGAAGACGACCCCACCCGCTGGCTGTGGAGCTGCACGGTGATCACCACCGAGGCGGAGGACTCCCTGGGCCGGATCCACGACCGGATGCCGCTCATGGTCGAACGCGAGCGCTGGGACCAGTGGCTCGACCCGACCCGGCCCGGCGACGTGGACCTGTTGACCCCGGCGGCGCCGGGCCGGCTGGAGGCCTACCCGGTCTCGACGCTGGTGAGCAACGTACGCAACAACGGCCGTGAACTCATCGAGCCCCTGCCGCTCGAGGAAACCTGGTGA
- a CDS encoding alpha/beta hydrolase family protein, with amino-acid sequence MGGTTTQMIDTPYGEGRLYTRRARRPQATLLLSHGAGNGIDTHDLMALNDALPAQGITVVRFEQPWRVKGKPVATPPKSLDAALTLAANWMRVRTPLVVGGRSAGARSAVRTARGFGAAGALCLAFPLHPVSKPQVSRAHELLEARVPTLVLQGTRDRFGRPEEFPEGIEVTPIPGADHSLIVGKRGPVTQADADAILVESTLEWLVREVIA; translated from the coding sequence ATGGGTGGAACCACGACGCAGATGATCGACACGCCCTACGGAGAAGGACGGCTCTACACCCGCCGGGCGCGACGACCACAGGCGACGCTGCTGCTCTCCCACGGCGCCGGCAACGGGATCGACACCCACGACCTGATGGCGCTCAACGACGCGCTGCCGGCCCAGGGGATCACCGTGGTCCGCTTCGAGCAGCCCTGGCGCGTCAAGGGGAAGCCGGTCGCCACGCCTCCCAAGTCGCTCGACGCCGCGCTGACGCTGGCCGCCAACTGGATGCGGGTGCGTACGCCGCTGGTGGTCGGAGGCCGCTCCGCCGGTGCCCGCTCGGCGGTCCGCACGGCGCGCGGGTTCGGCGCCGCGGGAGCGCTCTGCCTGGCCTTCCCGCTGCACCCGGTCAGCAAGCCCCAGGTCTCACGAGCCCACGAGCTGCTGGAGGCGAGGGTGCCGACGCTGGTGCTGCAGGGCACCCGCGACAGGTTCGGCAGGCCCGAGGAGTTCCCCGAGGGGATCGAGGTCACCCCGATCCCGGGCGCGGACCATTCCCTCATCGTCGGCAAGCGGGGACCGGTCACCCAGGCCGACGCCGACGCGATCCTGGTCGAGTCCACCCTGGAGTGGCTGGTTCGCGAGGTCATCGCCTAG
- a CDS encoding IlvD/Edd family dehydratase: MVNAPRLRSQDWFDNPANPAMTALYIERYLNWGVTREELQSGKPVIGIAQTGSDLAPCNRHHLGLAQRVRDGIREMGGIAFEFPVHPIHEMGKRPTAALDRNLAYLGLVEVLYGYPLDGVVLTTGCDKTTPACVMAAATVDIPAIVLSGGPMLNGWLKGERIGSGTIIWKAREMLAAGEIDEAEFTELIASSAPSPGHCNTMGTAATMNSLAETLGMSLPGSAAIPAPHRDRGRVAYLTGRRIVEMVHEDLKPSDILTRDAFENAIVVNSAIGGSTNAPVHINAIARHIGVDLGIEEWEKIGHPVPLLVDMQPAGRFLGEEFHRAGGVPAVVHELMRHGLIHEDALTVNGRTIGENCRDTVSEDPEVIRGFDDPLVEQAGFIVMTGNLFDSAIMKTSVISDEFRERYLSDPEHPNVFEGRAIVFEGPEDYHARIDDPALEVDEGCILFIRGVGPIGYPGSAEVVNMQPPAALIERGVHSLPCVGDGRQSGTSGSPSILNASPEAAAGGGLALLRTDDRVRIDLNTGRADMLVTDEELAERREALGEFPVPESQTPWQEIQRSMVGQLADGMVLEPAVKYQRVAQTKGTPRDNH; this comes from the coding sequence GTGGTAAACGCCCCCCGACTGCGCAGCCAGGACTGGTTCGACAACCCGGCCAACCCCGCGATGACGGCGCTCTACATCGAGCGCTACCTGAACTGGGGCGTGACCCGGGAGGAGCTCCAGTCGGGCAAGCCGGTGATCGGCATCGCTCAGACCGGCTCGGACCTGGCGCCCTGCAACCGCCACCATCTCGGGCTGGCGCAGCGCGTACGCGACGGGATCCGGGAGATGGGCGGGATCGCGTTCGAGTTCCCGGTGCACCCGATCCACGAGATGGGGAAGCGGCCGACGGCGGCGCTGGACCGCAACCTCGCCTACCTCGGTCTGGTGGAGGTCCTCTACGGCTATCCCCTCGACGGGGTGGTGCTGACGACCGGGTGCGACAAGACCACGCCGGCGTGCGTGATGGCGGCGGCCACGGTCGACATCCCGGCGATCGTGCTCTCGGGCGGGCCGATGCTCAACGGCTGGCTCAAGGGCGAGCGCATCGGCTCGGGCACGATCATCTGGAAGGCGCGCGAGATGCTCGCGGCGGGGGAGATCGACGAGGCGGAGTTCACCGAGCTGATCGCGTCCTCGGCGCCCTCGCCCGGCCACTGCAACACCATGGGCACCGCCGCCACCATGAACAGCCTCGCCGAGACCCTCGGGATGAGCCTGCCCGGCTCGGCGGCGATCCCGGCGCCGCACCGTGACCGCGGCCGGGTGGCCTACCTGACGGGCCGGCGCATCGTCGAGATGGTGCACGAGGACCTCAAGCCCTCCGACATCCTGACCAGGGACGCGTTCGAGAACGCGATCGTCGTCAACTCGGCGATCGGAGGCTCTACCAACGCTCCGGTCCACATCAACGCGATCGCCCGGCACATCGGGGTCGACCTCGGCATCGAGGAGTGGGAGAAAATCGGGCACCCGGTCCCGCTCCTGGTCGACATGCAGCCCGCCGGCAGGTTCCTCGGCGAGGAGTTCCACCGCGCAGGTGGGGTGCCGGCCGTCGTCCACGAGCTGATGCGGCACGGGCTGATCCACGAGGATGCGCTCACCGTGAACGGACGGACCATCGGCGAGAACTGCCGCGACACGGTGAGCGAGGACCCCGAGGTGATCCGCGGCTTCGACGACCCGCTCGTGGAGCAGGCCGGCTTCATCGTGATGACGGGGAACCTGTTCGACAGCGCGATCATGAAGACCAGCGTGATCTCGGACGAGTTCCGCGAGCGCTACCTCTCCGACCCCGAGCACCCGAACGTGTTCGAGGGTCGCGCGATCGTCTTCGAAGGGCCCGAGGACTACCACGCCCGCATCGACGATCCGGCGCTCGAGGTCGACGAGGGGTGCATCCTGTTCATCCGTGGTGTCGGCCCGATCGGCTATCCGGGCTCGGCCGAGGTCGTCAACATGCAGCCTCCCGCCGCGCTCATCGAGCGGGGCGTGCACTCGCTGCCGTGCGTCGGCGACGGCCGCCAGTCCGGTACGTCCGGGTCGCCCTCGATCCTCAACGCCTCGCCCGAGGCCGCCGCCGGTGGAGGCCTGGCGCTGCTGCGTACCGACGATCGGGTCCGGATCGACCTCAACACGGGACGGGCGGACATGCTGGTCACCGACGAGGAGCTGGCCGAGCGGCGCGAGGCGCTCGGGGAGTTCCCGGTGCCGGAGTCGCAGACCCCGTGGCAGGAGATCCAGCGGTCCATGGTCGGCCAGCTCGCCGACGGCATGGTCCTCGAGCCCGCGGTGAAGTACCAGCGCGTCGCGCAGACCAAGGGCACCCCACGCGACAACCACTGA
- a CDS encoding fumarylacetoacetate hydrolase family protein, translating to MHLVRYDSGNGPRVGVRTDDEITPVSGVGSMADLLAMPHDELRATVESASAAPVPVASARLLAPLDGRAELWCAGVTYARSRSARMEESAEQSVYDKVYSAQRPELFLKAPAWRLVTDGEPVGIRTDSGHDVPEPELAVVVNAHGEIVGYTVCNDMSSRSIEGENPLYLPQAKVYAGAAALATGIRPAWEVPDATDLAITLVVRRGGREVVAAETSSDQLVRPIQQLVDHLFAANDFPDGAALATGTGIVPDMDFSLQPGDVVEIEVAEVGRLVNRVEAGKEPFAWLNR from the coding sequence ATGCACCTTGTCCGATACGACAGCGGGAACGGCCCCCGGGTCGGCGTGCGCACCGATGACGAGATCACCCCGGTGAGCGGCGTCGGGTCCATGGCCGACCTCCTCGCGATGCCGCACGACGAGCTGCGGGCGACCGTCGAGTCCGCCTCCGCGGCGCCGGTCCCGGTCGCGTCCGCACGCCTGCTCGCCCCGCTGGACGGCCGGGCCGAGCTGTGGTGCGCGGGTGTCACCTACGCCCGTTCGCGCAGCGCCCGGATGGAGGAGAGCGCCGAGCAGTCGGTCTACGACAAGGTCTACTCCGCGCAGCGGCCCGAGCTCTTCCTGAAGGCACCGGCCTGGCGCCTGGTCACCGACGGCGAGCCGGTCGGCATCCGCACCGACTCCGGCCACGACGTACCCGAGCCGGAGCTCGCCGTCGTGGTCAACGCCCACGGCGAGATCGTCGGATACACCGTCTGCAACGACATGAGCTCCCGCTCGATCGAGGGCGAGAACCCGCTCTACCTCCCTCAGGCCAAGGTGTACGCAGGTGCAGCAGCGCTCGCGACAGGCATCAGGCCGGCGTGGGAGGTCCCCGACGCCACCGACCTCGCCATCACCCTGGTGGTCCGGAGGGGCGGACGCGAGGTCGTCGCCGCGGAGACATCGTCCGACCAGCTCGTGCGTCCGATCCAGCAGCTCGTCGACCACCTGTTCGCCGCCAACGACTTCCCCGACGGTGCGGCGCTGGCCACCGGCACCGGGATCGTCCCCGACATGGACTTCAGTCTTCAGCCCGGCGACGTGGTGGAGATCGAGGTCGCGGAGGTCGGCAGGCTCGTCAACCGGGTGGAGGCCGGGAAGGAGCCCTTCGCGTGGCTCAACCGTTGA
- a CDS encoding LacI family DNA-binding transcriptional regulator, with protein MAVTMRDVAILARVSPKTVSNVVNDHPNVHPDTRARVQQAISELGYRPNHSARGLRSGRTGVIGLAVPELRQAYFAELADAVIAAAAKRGLSVIVGQLGGDREHEIELLTHGLPQTDGLLFSPERLGTEDRDLLAYVDFPMVMLGEWIFGGPTDHVTMHNVSAARAAVEHLISQGRRRIAVIGAHPDDETRVMGPSNLRIQGYREALAAAGIEHDPRLERVVAPWHPEDGADAARLLIESGLEFDAIFTLTDALGLGALRALGEAGRVVPDDVAVIGFDNITISHLTMPSLSSIDPGRAEIAETAVGMLVERIEWGAGSSRPARLHKAAFDVIVRESSGGTASGAAEASSRKPGATAQALNG; from the coding sequence ATGGCTGTGACGATGCGCGACGTCGCGATCCTGGCCCGCGTCTCGCCCAAGACCGTGTCCAACGTGGTGAACGACCATCCGAACGTGCACCCCGACACGCGTGCCCGCGTGCAGCAGGCGATCTCCGAGCTGGGCTACCGGCCGAACCATTCCGCGCGCGGCCTGCGCTCGGGCCGCACCGGCGTCATCGGACTGGCGGTGCCGGAGCTGAGGCAGGCCTACTTCGCCGAGCTGGCCGACGCGGTCATCGCGGCGGCGGCCAAGCGCGGGCTGAGCGTCATCGTCGGACAGCTCGGCGGCGACCGCGAGCACGAGATCGAGCTCCTCACCCACGGGCTCCCCCAGACCGACGGTCTGCTCTTCAGCCCGGAGCGACTCGGCACCGAGGACCGCGACCTGCTGGCGTACGTCGACTTCCCGATGGTCATGCTGGGCGAGTGGATCTTCGGTGGGCCCACCGACCACGTGACGATGCACAACGTCAGCGCGGCCCGCGCAGCCGTCGAGCACCTGATCTCGCAGGGGCGCCGGCGGATCGCCGTCATCGGCGCCCACCCGGACGACGAGACCCGCGTGATGGGGCCCTCGAACCTGAGGATCCAGGGCTACCGGGAGGCGCTGGCGGCCGCCGGTATCGAGCACGACCCACGCCTCGAGCGCGTCGTCGCGCCCTGGCATCCGGAGGACGGGGCGGACGCGGCCCGGCTGCTGATCGAGTCGGGGCTGGAGTTCGACGCCATCTTCACCCTGACCGACGCGCTCGGGCTCGGTGCTCTCCGGGCTCTCGGCGAAGCGGGGCGCGTCGTGCCCGACGACGTGGCCGTGATCGGCTTCGACAACATCACCATCAGCCACCTCACCATGCCCTCGCTCTCCAGCATCGACCCCGGCCGCGCCGAGATCGCGGAGACGGCGGTCGGCATGCTCGTCGAGCGCATCGAGTGGGGCGCGGGGTCGTCGCGGCCGGCCCGCCTGCACAAGGCTGCCTTCGACGTCATCGTGCGGGAGTCCTCCGGCGGGACCGCTTCCGGGGCAGCGGAGGCCTCGTCACGGAAGCCCGGCGCGACGGCTCAGGCACTCAACGGTTGA